The genomic interval GTTCCAGGCTGCGCAGGCCCTCGTCGCGGGGGATCAGTCCCCAGTGGAAAAGCCAGACGAGGTAGTCAAGCGGAATGTGATTGAGAAGTTCTTCGATCTGGCGCTTGACGTCGTCTACTGTCCCGCCGATCAACAATCCGCTGTTGATCAACCGGTCGGCGAGGTGCTCGCCAGGCTTGGGGACCGGGCCCTGCTCGCCGGGGTACCGGGCACCTTCCATGAAGCCGAACTGTTGGTACCACCCCCTCCACACGGGCGCCTCGTACTTGTCGACGGCTTCGTACAGTTCGGATTTGTCGTTGACGATGTGGATGGACCGGCAAAGACCGATCTCCTTGCCCCAGGGCACGTCCCGGCCGCGGGATGCTGCGCCTTCCTGATACATGCGCACAAGGTGGTCAACGGACTCCATCGGACCGGCGAGGATCGTTGGTGTGACGTTCTCTTCCCCGCACCAGCGCAAAGTTCCAGGGCTGGCCCCGAACGCCTGGAAGAGCTGGGGATGCGGTGACGTGAACGGCTTCGGGCTCACGGAGACAGCGTGGATGGTCCCGTCCTCGTCCACTTCACCCGGTGCCCCGTACGGCAGGGTGGTGGTGTGTGTGGGGGGCCAGTTCTTGATCCCGCTGAAGGGGAAGGGCACCTGATAGGTGGGGCCGTCGTACCTGAGGAGCTCTTCGGTCCAGGCCATTTTCATGATCTTGTAGTGTTCGGTGAACAGCAACCGGTTTCGCTGGTCAGCCGTCGACTGGTCCGATGCCGTGGATTCCACGTTGAATGTCTGGCCGATGATGTTCTGCCACCGGGCCTGGTATCCGCGCGCCATGCCCACAAACAGCCGCCCCTGAAGCATATGGTCGGCAATCGCGATCTCTTCGGCCAGCCGGATCGGGTCGTGGGTCGGCAGCACAAGTCCCAGTTGCCCGTGCCTAATCTGTTTGGTGTGTTGGCCCAGATAGATGTTGAGCATCAGAGGAGACGGAGAGAGCTCCAATCCCTCCGAGTGCAGGTGGTGTTCGACATGTGTGAGGCCCCAGTACCCGAGTTCGTCGGCGGCCTTCGCCAGCTCCACGAGTCCCTCGAGCATTCTGGTATACGCCTCGACGTTGCGGCCGATGGGCCGTAACCGTTCCATGTCGTCAGTGTCACCCATAGTGGGGTAGACCTGCAGGATTACATCCGTCATCTTTAAACCTCCGTTGGTTTATGGTCCTGGTTCCGTCGGTTACTGCTGTGCGTAGTCGTGCGTGTTATGGCAAGGGGCCACCTTCCTTCAAGGCCTGTGAAGCGCCGTTGGCCCCGGCCATCAGCCGTGCAGCGAACCGCTGAATGGTTTCGGCGTCGCAGTGCCGGGGCAAACCGTAAAGCGTGAACTGGAAGACAGTTTCCCCGTCGGGGCCGAAAACGGGGGCCGAGATGGTGCGCACGTCGTAGGTTTTGTCGGGTGCGAAATCTCGTTGTTCGTATCCGACCAGCAGAGCATCGATGATGCGTTCCATGTCCTGATCCGGCCCAGCCTGTGGATCGGAGAGACTGATGAGCCGGGCCCACAGGGCGTCGTGCGCGTGATGGCCCAGGCCGACGGAATAGCCCCGCTGACGCACTCGCCGCATGGCTTGCATCCATGCCTCCCGCTCCTCGGCGGCGACCTTGTCGCCCAGCCGGCCCAACCATGAGTCTGCGGCCGAGTCGGTGCTCCATGCCACAAAAGCTGAACCCACCGGTGGACGGAACGGCAACCGCCGGCCCACACGCGTGGGCGCCTCACCGGGCGCAGAGTGGCCGGCCCGGGCGATATAGATGAACTCCCCCCCGACAACGACCGCAGCGTTGCACTCGACGTCAAGGTCCCGGGCGATGTCATCCATCCAGGGCCGGATCGTATCCACCATGCGCAGATGTCCGAGGAGATCGCCCTCAACTGCCATGGACGATGAGGGCGCGAAGCTGCCGTACCCGCCGCGAAAGAACAACAGCGGCAGCGTAGGATTGGCCACTTGAAGCTCGCGTACCTCGCCGATCACTATGAAATGGTCGCCGGCCTCGTGCACTGTCTGGATGTCACAATCGATCCACGCAACGGCACCGTCCAGGATCGGTGATCCTGACCCGGCGGCGGACCACCCGAGATCGGCAAACTTGTCCGGAGCCTTCGAGGCGAAGGAACGGCAGACATGCTGTTGGTCAGCGGCCAGCACGTTCGCGCAGAAGGCCCCGGTGGCCTGGATCTTGGGCCAGCTGGTTGATCCACGATCGGCGAGGAACGCTACCAGCGGGGGATCCAAGGAAACAGATGTGAATGAGCCCACCGCGAGCCCGACCGCCGTTCCGTCCGCCTGCGCAGCCGTGACGACACTCACACCCGTGGGGTACTGGCCCAGTACATCCCGGAACCGACGGGAGTCGATGGGAGTACGGATCCGGAGTTCAGACATCGAGGCCTCCGCTGACAGCAGCAGCTTCGAGCGGCGCGTACAGGCTGATGATATTGCCGGCGGTATCCCGTACCGCGGCCCGCACCTCGTCCGGTCCGTTGACGGGGGCGAGCAGGATGTCGACACCCGCATCCGAGAGCGCCGCAACCGCACGCGCAACATCCCGGACCTTGACCGGAAGTGCCGGCCTGCCTTCGACAGGCTGCTCTACCGGTGCGGCCAAGGCGATAGTTGTCACGCCGGCGTCCAGGGAGGCATAGCGGTCACCGTCGCGGAACCGGAGGGTCCAGCCCAGGGTGTCGCTGTAAAAGTGAAGGGCCGTGTCGAGGTCCTCTACAGGGAGCATCACTCCCCGGAGGGTGAATTCGTTTGTCATTGGCGTCTCCTGTGGTCAGTGGCAAGTTCCGCGCGTGATCCGAGCTGACTCTTTCCGAAGGGTTCTCCTCGAAGCTACAGCGGTGTGATGCGAGTCACTATCCGATATGCGTGGTGGAGTGCCCGAAATGCGCGGCGGCCAGAAAAAGGACAGATGCCCGGGGAAAGAGCGTGACCGGCAGCCTGATCCGGGCGGCCGCGAGCCGTGCCAAGCCTGTGTGGCCGTTTTCAAGTACGGTTGGAGAGGTTCCGCCCGCCTCGCCGCATACACGTGAGCAGGCGGTCTCTAGCCCCACCAATGGCGCGCCGGCTACGTTGCAGGAGGAAGTGGATGAACGATGCCACCCCGAACTTCTATGGGAGCGGCTCGCTCCTGCGGACCACCGACTTGGACAAGGCTGCGGAATTCGTACAGAACGTCTACGTTCCTCATAAACTCAACGCTCTGTCTGATGGGCCGTTGCGTTTTGAATTGAGTTCGTTTGCGTCAGCCCGGATGACGTGCGGGCGGCTGAGCTTCGGGGCTCCGGTCGAACTTGTCGTGCCGCCGATGTCCACGGCATACCACGTAAACCTCCCGATCCGCGGATCCGCCACAGTACGGGAGTCCTCGGAGGAAGTCGTGAGCAGGCCAGGCGGAACAGGCGTCATCCTTGACCCGGATCGCCCGCATACCGTGGTGTGGGATGAAACTGCTGTCCTGTATGCGGTCAAGGTGATGCGGTCTGCCTTGGAAGCTCATGCTGGAGCATTGCTTGGACGGGCCGTCTATGAGCCAGTGAAGTTTCAGCTCGGTTTTGACGTGGCGGACCCTGCCGGTCGCGGACTTGTCTCGGCCGTCCGGTACCTGCGCAAGGAGATGGGGCGGGAGGGCGGGGTCGGTAGCAGCCCGATTCTTCGTGGGCAGCTGGAGTCCTACGTTATTACGCAGTTGCTGATGGCGATTCCAAACAACCTCACCTCCATGCTCGTTGAGCCTGCACGCCTTCCGAAGCGGCGTCACATGTCCCGCGTGGTGGACTACGTTGCGGCCCATCCACGGTCGCCTCTCACCCTGCCTGAACTGGCAGCAGTCGCCGGGATCAGTGCGCGAGCCCTCCAGGAAGGATTTCAAGAAGAATTCGGGGTTTCCCCCCTGACCTATGTGCGGAACATCCGGTTAGAACACGCGCACGCCGAGCTCCAGGAAGCGGAAGGGGACTCCGTAACAGAGGTAGCCACCCGTTGGGGATTTACGCACTTGAGCCGGTTTTCTGAGCATTACAAACGCCGATTCGGCGTTCTTCCTTCCGCGACACTGACGAAATCAAACAATGGCACTGTCCCTGCCGATGAGACACAATTACGCCGACTCACTCACCTCGAGTAATAAGAGCCAGTCGGCTGCGCGTGCGGCTGTGGCAAGAGGAGGCAACAGGGACTCGGTGTAGCCGCCCACAGACTGAATCACCTGCTCGTGGGCACCAGCCAGAAGGGGAGTGGGAGCGGCTTGGCTGGGCGAGGTAGCCGCAGTCCACCGGCGCGGGCATCGCCCGGCCCATGTCGGCTGAGGAACTCCGGATCGCCTACGACCAACTGGCGGCGTTGATCATTGATGAAGCCCACGCCGCCGGTTCCCCGGTTGGGCTGACGTGGGGGGGAGGTTGGCCCCGCCGCGACCCAGGCCGGCTGGGATGGCTACCGGCACGACAGCGCGTTCTCCGTGTCTGGACCATGACGGGTGCCCCGCGCGGCTCGGTGAAGTCCTCGGTCCTCTCCCGGCTTTGGCCCCGTACGGGGACATCGACCGCAAACGCGTATCCCTGCTGTACCGGCCAATGGATTCGGCCCGGGCGGCTGCCGTGGTCGAACGGGGCCAGAACAACGCCAACGTCCGCATCAGCTCCGGGAACCGGCCCAGCGCCCGTGCCCTGGTTGACGCCCGCTCGGCCCCGCAGACCGCCCAGGAGGAAGCTCAGGGGGCCGGGTTGGTGAACTTCGGCATGGTCGTCACCGCCACCGCCACCGTCACCGACGCGGACCGGCTCCCCGACGCGGTTGCCGCGGTCGAACAGACGTCGGGCACCGCGCGGGTTCTGCTGCGCCGCGCCTACGGCGCCCAGGACACCGCCTTCGCGGCCTCGCTGCCGCTAGGTCTGGTGCTGCCCAGGCACATCCTGTTGCCCAGCGAAATCAGGGAGGCACTGTAAATGGTACGCATAAAGCTCCTGCCGATGAAGAAGAGCACCCACACCGCCAAAGCTCCGGCCAAGGCCCGGAAGGCCAAAGTCCGTGAGCGGGTTCCCGGCTCACGCGGCTGGGGCGAGGGTCCGCGTCCCTGTTGCCTGCCGTGCGCGCATACCGGGGCACGACGGGGCAGGTCTGCGGCCTGTGGCCGTTCAGCTCCGGCAGTCCTCGCCCATGATCGGCGTGCCGCTGGGCCGGCATGAGGAAACGCAGGCAGATAATATTTGCACGAATGGGCGCAGGAATGGGGCGCCCTCTACCGTCTGGGGACCCGATGAAACGACCGCGGAGAGTGTCTTGCATCCTTGTCTCCCAGTGGACGTAAAGGTCAAGGGTAATCAACAGCGTTGCGAGACAGGTCGCCGATAACACACGAACAAGCGCATTGGAGAGGGTCCTTGCCGCCTGCTCAGCTGAGTCGCGACACTGCGGCACCAAATCTCGCTGGATACCGCGCCGGTGGCGTCCTCTGCGGCCCTGCGAATCTGGACTGAGGTAGTCACGGCCCGCCTAGTTTGCCATGCCCGTGATGTCCACGACCACACGGCCGCGGATGGTTCCGGTGAGGATTTTATGGCTCAGCTCGGGGAGCTGCTCCCAGCCTGCATCCACCGCAACCGCACGCAGGTCATCGGCGCTGAAGAGGTGGTCGAGCTCTGCCCAGGCCTCGCGGCGCAGCTCCGGGGAAGCATTAACCGAGTCGACGCCGAGGAGTGAGACGTTGCGCAGGATGAACGGCATCACCGTCGCCGGCAACCCCAATCCACCGGCGAGCCCGCACGCCGCGACGGCACCCGAGTACTTGACCTGGCTCAGCACATTGGCGAGGGTCGCGCCGCCCACGCTATCGATGCATCCGATCCAGCGCTGCTTGCCGAGCGCCGAGGTCTCGGCAGACAGGCTGTCGCGCGGTATGACCTCGGTCGCTCCCAGGTCCTTGAGGTAAGGCTCCTCTGCTTCCTTGCCCGTGGATGCGTGGACCTCGTATCCGAGACGGGACAGGGCGCCGACAGCGAAGCTACCCACACCGCCGGTCGCCCCGGTGACCAGCACGGGGCCCGATCCGGGCTCGATGCCGGCGGCGCGCAGGCGCAGGATGCAGAGCATGGCCGTCAGACCGGCTGTGCCGACGGCCATCGCACCCCACGTGCCGAGTCGCATTGGGGCCTTGACGACGGATCCGGCCTCGATCCGCTGGTATCCGGAGAAACCGCCCGGCCGGGTCTCGGAGAGGTTGGCGCCGGTTAGCACGACCTCGTCGCCGCCGGCGAAGCCGCCGCCCGCCTCGACGACCGTACCGGACAGGTCGATGCCGCACGTCAGGGGGAAGGTCCGGACGACGCCGGGCTTGCCGGTCATGGCGAGTCCGTCCTTGTAGTTGAGCGATGAGTGCGTCACGCGCACCGTGAGGTCACCTTCGGGCAGATCTGCTTCAGTCAGGGTGACTAGCTCGGCCGCCTGTTTCGGTGCGCCCACCTGGTAGGCATGGTAGGTCAGGTTGGTCATTATTCTCCTCGGGAGTTGCAGGGGCGTCGTTGTGGCACTCTTCGTACCGGTGTCTGTGGGGGTATGGAAGTAGAAGGACTCGCCGGCATGCTGGAAGCCGACCGCCCCAGACGGTCGGGGTGGTGATGAACAGCGTGTCAACCTCCTGGAGGGAATCGAGCGCCTGGTCGAAGCCGAGGTGGCTGGTCCCCGCCCACTCCCCTGTTGGCACCGACCCAAATCAGCCGCTCCTCGCGCCAGGAGGTCGAAACTGTCTTCCAGCAGTTCCAGGGGGACCCAGCGCCGGCTGTAATTTCCCAACGACATGGAATTGGCCGTTGACGTGATCCAAGTCATATCGTATGCTCAGTAGCATCCGAATCAGACCATGCTACATGGACTGTAAAGAAGGGTCCAATGGCGGATCAGTCAGGAGAAGTCCGTGGGCGTTCTCATTCTCCCGGAGTGGTCGGCGGATGGTGTTCGGCCGCGGCTCGGCGTGCAGAATTCCATGACCAGCTCCGGGTGCCAGAGCCGGACGACAATTGCCCCGCAGCCGGGTTCGGGGCCTCCAACAGACGGGCGCCGTCAGGCCCGCAGTGCCTTCGACTCGCTCCTACTCGCTGCGCAGACGGAGACCTCTACACCCATTGCTGTTGGCGCCCGCTGATCAGGAGGTTTGAAGCCTTCATCAGGATGCTGCTCTACCGTGTCCGGGCATTAGCCGGAACCCCGTCCCGGGAACTGCCCGGAAACCGAACCGAGAGAAAGAGTAATCAGATGCCCCACGTTGCCACTAATACGAAAGCCCATTCGCCGTTGCCCGCTGCGTTCGCGTCGGTGATGGGCTGGTCCTTTGACCTGTTTGACCTGTTTTTGTTGCTGTATGTCGCAGGGCCGGTTGGCCGGCAGATTTTTCCGGCTCAGAGCGAGACGTTCAGTCTCGCCTTGGTTTTTGCTTCGTTTGCGGTCAGCATCATTATGCGTCCGGGCGGGGCGGCGGTCTTCGGTGAGCTGGCTGACCGTATTGGCCGGAAGAAGATCATGGTGACCGTACTCGCCGGTGTGGGCCTTTCGACTGCCGCGATGGGCCTGGTCCCGACGTACGCGGCGATCGGGGCCGCGGCACCCATCATCTTCCTGATCCTAAGGGTCATCCAGGGACTTTTTGTCGGCGGCGTGACTGCCACGACGCACACGCTCGGCACAGAGAGCGTCCCGGAACGCTGGCGGGGCCTGATGAGCGGGCTCATCGGTGGTGGCGGGGCCGGGATCGGTGCGGCCATGGCCAGTGTCACGTTCATTGTCGTCGGCCAGCTCTATCCGGGGGCCGCTTTTGATGAGTGGGGCTGGCGCGTCATGTTCTTCACCGGGCTGCTGGGGGCGCTGCTCAGCCTGTTTGTGCTCACCAAGGTCGAGGAGTCCCCATTGTGGTTGGAGGCGCAGGAAGCGGCCAAGGCAGCCAGGGCCTCAGGAGCGGCAGCGCCTGTGCAGAAGATGCGGATCAAGGATCTGCTGACGGGCAAGTACCGCACCATCACCCTTCTCAACATCGCCCTCGCGGCCGGTGCCGGGGCCCAGTACTACCTGACGTCTGGTTTCCTTCCGACGCTGCTCGGACCCGTCGTGGCCGTGCCGACAGTCGAACGCGGCTGGATTCTGCTTGTCGCGAGCCTTGTTGTGGTTATTTCGGCTACTGCCACTGGTGAGCTGAGCCAACGGTTCGGCCGGCGCAAGACCATGCTCATCATCGGGGGCATCAATGTCGTCGCACTTCCGCTGTTCACCCTGGCCATAGCCGGTACGAAGCCCTCTGAGACCGGAACGATCCTGATGCTGAGCTGTTTACTGGCGTTCTTCGCCAACGCTGCGTACGCGCCCTTGATGGTCTTCCTGAACGAACGCTACCCGACCGCCATCAGGTCACGGGGCACGGCCATCACCTGGAACACCGGCTTCATGCTCGGCGGACTGCTGCCGACCTTCGTCAATCTGCTCAGCCCGACCGTCGGTGACATCCCGGGCAAACTGGCAATCTTCCTCGTTGCCTCAACGGCTGTCTTCATCGGTGTGGTCCTGATCAGCCCCGAAACCCGCGGTGCCCTGGCGGAGTCGGAGCCGGCTGACAGCACCGCCGTCGTTCACGACGAAGCTTCTCAGAATATGCACCCGCGCTCCTAGCTCACAGAAACTCCTTGCTCACAGAAAACTCGTAGCTCACAGAAGGAATTCACATGACTCAGTACGCATCCCCGTACACCGACCGTACCGTTCTTCTCACCGGCGTCTGCGGGGACATCGGTGCCACATATTTGTCGGCCTTCGTCGCTGCCGGAGCGAACGTGGTGGCCACCGACCTGCCCGCCCTTAGTGAAGCTGGAAAAGAGCTGGCTATCAACGCCACCCGGAACGGTCCCGGCCGTGCGGTCTTTGCCGACTGTGACATCACCGATGAGACCGGGGTCCAGCATGCGGTCGATGCCGCGATCAAAGAATTCGGCCAGTTGGACAGCATCGTGAACAACGCCGCCATCTACCGGACTTTGGGTGGCAAACGACCCCTCGTTGAGCTAACTCAGGCCGATTGGGATCTGGTTCTACGGGTTAATGTCATCGGCTCGTGGCAGGTGATCAAGGCCGCTGCCCCCTATCTGGCCGTCAGCGGTCAGGGGCGAATCGTCAACATTGCTTCGGTGGTTTCTCGCACCGGCGCGCCCGGGTTCGCCCACTATGTAGCGTCGAAAGCCGCGGTTGAAGGACTCACCCGCTCGGCGGCCAGGGAGCTGGGCGTCGATGGAATCACCGTTAACTCCGTATCTCCCGGATTGGTCGATGACGCTGCGACACGGGAGCTGAACACCGATGCATACCTCAAAACTGCCGCTGCCTCCCGGGCCATCCCCCGCGCAATGGTGCCAGAAGACCTAGTTGGCGCGGTGATGTGGCTGGCCGGGCCGCAATCCGGGTTTGTCACGGGTCAGAATCTTGTAGTCGACGGCGGAGGGGTTTTTGTCTGATGATGGCCACGGAGTTCCAGCCAATCAATCCGACCACGCTTGCCCCACTGCCGGTCCTCCGCTCTGCGGACCTGGCCGACGTCGACGAAGCCGTTGCGGCAGTCACGCAGGGCATGACTGGGACCTGGCCCCGGGACAACAAATTGCGGGCGGCCGTAATGCAGCGTTGGGCGGACCTGCTGGAGCGCGAGTCCGATGAGCTGTGTGCGGACCTGGTTAACGAGTGCGGCAAAACCGTCGCTGAGGCGAGGATCGAGATCGCCGGTGCGGCCGACTCGCTCCGGTTCAACGCCGGACTTGCCCGGCTTCCGCTTGGTCGTGCGGGAAGCCTCTCTGATGGCTCGGAGGCGCATCTGGTTCGAGAGCCCGTGGGTCCCACAGTCTTCATCACTCCATGGAACTGGCCTGTCCTGTTGCTCCTGCGCGATCTTGCACCAGCGTTTGCAGCGGGGGTCACCGCGATCGTCAAGCCGTCCTCACAAACGGCACATGTGACGTCCCGGGTGCTTGAACTCGGCCATCGGGCCGGTGTTCCGCGCGATGTCCTCGTCCTCGTCATCGGCGAATCCGATGTCGGTTCTGCGCTCGTACGTCACCCGGGCACACGGGCGGTCGCGATTACTGGGTCAACGGCCGCTGGCCAGGCAGTTATGCGCGACGCCGCCGAGACCATGACCCGGCCGCTGCTCGAGCTCGGCGGCAAGGCCACCATGGTGATCCTTCCCGACGCCGATTTAACGACCGCGTTGGAGCGGGCGGCACGTGCGTCCATTACTACGAGCGGCCAGATGTGCATGGCCTGTACCCGGGTTCTGGTCCACCAGGACCAGGCTTCACAGGCCGAGGAGTTTCTGCGGAGCATCCTCGGCACGCTTCGTCCTGGAGACCCGCGGACAGCGGGAGCCCATCTCGGTCCGCTCATATCTGCCGCTGCCCTCGAAAAGGTGTCCGGGTTCGTGGACCTTGCGCGCCGGGCC from Pseudarthrobacter sp. SSS035 carries:
- a CDS encoding LLM class flavin-dependent oxidoreductase: MTDVILQVYPTMGDTDDMERLRPIGRNVEAYTRMLEGLVELAKAADELGYWGLTHVEHHLHSEGLELSPSPLMLNIYLGQHTKQIRHGQLGLVLPTHDPIRLAEEIAIADHMLQGRLFVGMARGYQARWQNIIGQTFNVESTASDQSTADQRNRLLFTEHYKIMKMAWTEELLRYDGPTYQVPFPFSGIKNWPPTHTTTLPYGAPGEVDEDGTIHAVSVSPKPFTSPHPQLFQAFGASPGTLRWCGEENVTPTILAGPMESVDHLVRMYQEGAASRGRDVPWGKEIGLCRSIHIVNDKSELYEAVDKYEAPVWRGWYQQFGFMEGARYPGEQGPVPKPGEHLADRLINSGLLIGGTVDDVKRQIEELLNHIPLDYLVWLFHWGLIPRDEGLRSLELFATEIMPEFGMTSSSLEGVTAL
- a CDS encoding flavin reductase, whose translation is MSELRIRTPIDSRRFRDVLGQYPTGVSVVTAAQADGTAVGLAVGSFTSVSLDPPLVAFLADRGSTSWPKIQATGAFCANVLAADQQHVCRSFASKAPDKFADLGWSAAGSGSPILDGAVAWIDCDIQTVHEAGDHFIVIGEVRELQVANPTLPLLFFRGGYGSFAPSSSMAVEGDLLGHLRMVDTIRPWMDDIARDLDVECNAAVVVGGEFIYIARAGHSAPGEAPTRVGRRLPFRPPVGSAFVAWSTDSAADSWLGRLGDKVAAEEREAWMQAMRRVRQRGYSVGLGHHAHDALWARLISLSDPQAGPDQDMERIIDALLVGYEQRDFAPDKTYDVRTISAPVFGPDGETVFQFTLYGLPRHCDAETIQRFAARLMAGANGASQALKEGGPLP
- a CDS encoding VOC family protein, translating into MTNEFTLRGVMLPVEDLDTALHFYSDTLGWTLRFRDGDRYASLDAGVTTIALAAPVEQPVEGRPALPVKVRDVARAVAALSDAGVDILLAPVNGPDEVRAAVRDTAGNIISLYAPLEAAAVSGGLDV
- a CDS encoding AraC family transcriptional regulator, whose translation is MNDATPNFYGSGSLLRTTDLDKAAEFVQNVYVPHKLNALSDGPLRFELSSFASARMTCGRLSFGAPVELVVPPMSTAYHVNLPIRGSATVRESSEEVVSRPGGTGVILDPDRPHTVVWDETAVLYAVKVMRSALEAHAGALLGRAVYEPVKFQLGFDVADPAGRGLVSAVRYLRKEMGREGGVGSSPILRGQLESYVITQLLMAIPNNLTSMLVEPARLPKRRHMSRVVDYVAAHPRSPLTLPELAAVAGISARALQEGFQEEFGVSPLTYVRNIRLEHAHAELQEAEGDSVTEVATRWGFTHLSRFSEHYKRRFGVLPSATLTKSNNGTVPADETQLRRLTHLE
- a CDS encoding SCO6880 family protein → MAPYGDIDRKRVSLLYRPMDSARAAAVVERGQNNANVRISSGNRPSARALVDARSAPQTAQEEAQGAGLVNFGMVVTATATVTDADRLPDAVAAVEQTSGTARVLLRRAYGAQDTAFAASLPLGLVLPRHILLPSEIREAL
- a CDS encoding MDR family oxidoreductase, which codes for MTNLTYHAYQVGAPKQAAELVTLTEADLPEGDLTVRVTHSSLNYKDGLAMTGKPGVVRTFPLTCGIDLSGTVVEAGGGFAGGDEVVLTGANLSETRPGGFSGYQRIEAGSVVKAPMRLGTWGAMAVGTAGLTAMLCILRLRAAGIEPGSGPVLVTGATGGVGSFAVGALSRLGYEVHASTGKEAEEPYLKDLGATEVIPRDSLSAETSALGKQRWIGCIDSVGGATLANVLSQVKYSGAVAACGLAGGLGLPATVMPFILRNVSLLGVDSVNASPELRREAWAELDHLFSADDLRAVAVDAGWEQLPELSHKILTGTIRGRVVVDITGMAN
- a CDS encoding MFS transporter; protein product: MPHVATNTKAHSPLPAAFASVMGWSFDLFDLFLLLYVAGPVGRQIFPAQSETFSLALVFASFAVSIIMRPGGAAVFGELADRIGRKKIMVTVLAGVGLSTAAMGLVPTYAAIGAAAPIIFLILRVIQGLFVGGVTATTHTLGTESVPERWRGLMSGLIGGGGAGIGAAMASVTFIVVGQLYPGAAFDEWGWRVMFFTGLLGALLSLFVLTKVEESPLWLEAQEAAKAARASGAAAPVQKMRIKDLLTGKYRTITLLNIALAAGAGAQYYLTSGFLPTLLGPVVAVPTVERGWILLVASLVVVISATATGELSQRFGRRKTMLIIGGINVVALPLFTLAIAGTKPSETGTILMLSCLLAFFANAAYAPLMVFLNERYPTAIRSRGTAITWNTGFMLGGLLPTFVNLLSPTVGDIPGKLAIFLVASTAVFIGVVLISPETRGALAESEPADSTAVVHDEASQNMHPRS
- a CDS encoding SDR family NAD(P)-dependent oxidoreductase, with the translated sequence MTQYASPYTDRTVLLTGVCGDIGATYLSAFVAAGANVVATDLPALSEAGKELAINATRNGPGRAVFADCDITDETGVQHAVDAAIKEFGQLDSIVNNAAIYRTLGGKRPLVELTQADWDLVLRVNVIGSWQVIKAAAPYLAVSGQGRIVNIASVVSRTGAPGFAHYVASKAAVEGLTRSAARELGVDGITVNSVSPGLVDDAATRELNTDAYLKTAAASRAIPRAMVPEDLVGAVMWLAGPQSGFVTGQNLVVDGGGVFV
- a CDS encoding aldehyde dehydrogenase, whose product is MMATEFQPINPTTLAPLPVLRSADLADVDEAVAAVTQGMTGTWPRDNKLRAAVMQRWADLLERESDELCADLVNECGKTVAEARIEIAGAADSLRFNAGLARLPLGRAGSLSDGSEAHLVREPVGPTVFITPWNWPVLLLLRDLAPAFAAGVTAIVKPSSQTAHVTSRVLELGHRAGVPRDVLVLVIGESDVGSALVRHPGTRAVAITGSTAAGQAVMRDAAETMTRPLLELGGKATMVILPDADLTTALERAARASITTSGQMCMACTRVLVHQDQASQAEEFLRSILGTLRPGDPRTAGAHLGPLISAAALEKVSGFVDLARRAGRVVVGGDIVHPEGLDGHFLSPALVTDLELASPVIQEDIFGPVLSLETFADESDAVALANGTPFGLAAAVWTSDLSRGLSLARGIKAGTVWVNGYNHSYAEMPSGGVRMSGLGRTRGVEGIEQFTELKHIHFSL